The Aythya fuligula isolate bAytFul2 chromosome 2, bAytFul2.pri, whole genome shotgun sequence genome contains a region encoding:
- the PDSS1 gene encoding decaprenyl-diphosphate synthase subunit 1 isoform X3 translates to MIHTASLVHDDVIDDANSRRGKMTVNQIWGERKAVLAGDFILSAASLALARIGNTTIISVLTQVIEDLVRGEFLQLGSKENENERFAHYLEKTFKKTASLIANSCKAVSILGCPDPKVHEIAYQYGKNVGIAFQLIDDVLDFTSCADHLGKPAAADLKLGLATGPVLFACRQFPEMNAMIMRRFSKPGDVERARKYVLQSDGVQQTTYLAQRYCHEATREISKLRPSPEREALIQLTEMVLMRDK, encoded by the exons ATGATCCACACAGCTAGCCTAGTACATGATGATGTTATCGATGATGCAAATTCTCGTCGAGGCAAAATGACAGTCAACCAAAtctggggagagaggaag GCTGTTCTAGCTGGTGATTTCATCCTGTCAGCTGCTTCCCTAGCTTTAGCACGAATTGGAAACACTACTATCATCTCTGTTCTAACTCAGGTGATTGAAGATCTGGTGCGTG GTGAATTCCTCCAGCTGGGTTCCAAGGAAAATGAGAACGAGAGATTTGCTCACTACCTCGAGAAGACTTTTAAGAAGACTGCGAGTCTTATAGCAAACAGTTGTAAAGCA gtttcAATTCTAGGCTGCCCTGATCCCAAAGTTCATGAGATTGCATACCAGTACGGAAAAAATGTTGGCATAGCTTTTCAG CTAATAGACGACGTGCTGGATTTTACATCATGTGCTGACCATCTAGGCAAACCAGCGGCAGCGGATCTCAAGCTTGGATTAGCCACAGGCCCTGTCTTGTTTGCTTGTCGGCAG TTTCCAGAAATGAATGCAATGATAATGAGACGATTCAGTAAACCAGGAGATGTTGAACGTGCTCGGAAATACGTGTTGCAG AGTGATGGTGTGCAGCAAACAACCTACCTCGCCCAGCGCTACTGCCATGAAGCTACAAGAGAGATCAGCAAGCTGCGACCATCCCCTGAAAGAGAAGCCCTCATCCAACTGACAGAAATGGTACTCATGCGAGACAAGTGA
- the PDSS1 gene encoding decaprenyl-diphosphate synthase subunit 1 isoform X1 produces the protein MALRWGGWWWRWRCGASARRAPPPLPPPHGSVPGPGSRSSPPVLGGAMCHFAQRSSVLSFPKICNIFWRFHHTSTSQMCSCSKTVSDEKYQDPFQLGRKDLKNLYEDIKKELLVSTAELREMCEYYFDGKGKAFRPMIVVLMARACNIHHSNSREVQASQRSVAIIAEMIHTASLVHDDVIDDANSRRGKMTVNQIWGERKAVLAGDFILSAASLALARIGNTTIISVLTQVIEDLVRGEFLQLGSKENENERFAHYLEKTFKKTASLIANSCKAVSILGCPDPKVHEIAYQYGKNVGIAFQLIDDVLDFTSCADHLGKPAAADLKLGLATGPVLFACRQFPEMNAMIMRRFSKPGDVERARKYVLQSDGVQQTTYLAQRYCHEATREISKLRPSPEREALIQLTEMVLMRDK, from the exons ATGGCCTTGCgctggggggggtggtggtggcggtggaGGTGCGGAGCCTCCGCCCGCCGGGCGCCGCCACCGCTGCCGCCGCCTCACGGCTCCGTGCCGGGACCCGGCTCCCGGTCCTCGCCGCCGGTCCTCGGGGGGGCG aTGTGTCACTTTGCACAAAGAAGCTCAGTGTTGtcatttccaaaaatatgtaatatattttggCG GTTTCATCATACAAGTACATCCCAAATGTGCAGCTGCAGTAAGACAGTTAGTGATGAAAAATACCAAGACCCTTTTCAACTTGGTAGAAAAGACTTGAAGAATCTctatgaagatattaaaaag gaATTACTTGTATCTACAGCAGAACTTAGGGAAATGTGTGAATATTACTTTGATGGGAAAGGAAAGGCCTTTCGACCAATGATTGTGGTGCTAATGGCAAGAGCTTGCAACATTCACCATAGTAATTCCAG ggaGGTGCAAGCCAGCCAACGCTCTGTGGCCATAATTGCAGAGATGATCCACACAGCTAGCCTAGTACATGATGATGTTATCGATGATGCAAATTCTCGTCGAGGCAAAATGACAGTCAACCAAAtctggggagagaggaag GCTGTTCTAGCTGGTGATTTCATCCTGTCAGCTGCTTCCCTAGCTTTAGCACGAATTGGAAACACTACTATCATCTCTGTTCTAACTCAGGTGATTGAAGATCTGGTGCGTG GTGAATTCCTCCAGCTGGGTTCCAAGGAAAATGAGAACGAGAGATTTGCTCACTACCTCGAGAAGACTTTTAAGAAGACTGCGAGTCTTATAGCAAACAGTTGTAAAGCA gtttcAATTCTAGGCTGCCCTGATCCCAAAGTTCATGAGATTGCATACCAGTACGGAAAAAATGTTGGCATAGCTTTTCAG CTAATAGACGACGTGCTGGATTTTACATCATGTGCTGACCATCTAGGCAAACCAGCGGCAGCGGATCTCAAGCTTGGATTAGCCACAGGCCCTGTCTTGTTTGCTTGTCGGCAG TTTCCAGAAATGAATGCAATGATAATGAGACGATTCAGTAAACCAGGAGATGTTGAACGTGCTCGGAAATACGTGTTGCAG AGTGATGGTGTGCAGCAAACAACCTACCTCGCCCAGCGCTACTGCCATGAAGCTACAAGAGAGATCAGCAAGCTGCGACCATCCCCTGAAAGAGAAGCCCTCATCCAACTGACAGAAATGGTACTCATGCGAGACAAGTGA
- the PDSS1 gene encoding decaprenyl-diphosphate synthase subunit 1 isoform X2, with protein MCHFAQRSSVLSFPKICNIFWRFHHTSTSQMCSCSKTVSDEKYQDPFQLGRKDLKNLYEDIKKELLVSTAELREMCEYYFDGKGKAFRPMIVVLMARACNIHHSNSREVQASQRSVAIIAEMIHTASLVHDDVIDDANSRRGKMTVNQIWGERKAVLAGDFILSAASLALARIGNTTIISVLTQVIEDLVRGEFLQLGSKENENERFAHYLEKTFKKTASLIANSCKAVSILGCPDPKVHEIAYQYGKNVGIAFQLIDDVLDFTSCADHLGKPAAADLKLGLATGPVLFACRQFPEMNAMIMRRFSKPGDVERARKYVLQSDGVQQTTYLAQRYCHEATREISKLRPSPEREALIQLTEMVLMRDK; from the exons aTGTGTCACTTTGCACAAAGAAGCTCAGTGTTGtcatttccaaaaatatgtaatatattttggCG GTTTCATCATACAAGTACATCCCAAATGTGCAGCTGCAGTAAGACAGTTAGTGATGAAAAATACCAAGACCCTTTTCAACTTGGTAGAAAAGACTTGAAGAATCTctatgaagatattaaaaag gaATTACTTGTATCTACAGCAGAACTTAGGGAAATGTGTGAATATTACTTTGATGGGAAAGGAAAGGCCTTTCGACCAATGATTGTGGTGCTAATGGCAAGAGCTTGCAACATTCACCATAGTAATTCCAG ggaGGTGCAAGCCAGCCAACGCTCTGTGGCCATAATTGCAGAGATGATCCACACAGCTAGCCTAGTACATGATGATGTTATCGATGATGCAAATTCTCGTCGAGGCAAAATGACAGTCAACCAAAtctggggagagaggaag GCTGTTCTAGCTGGTGATTTCATCCTGTCAGCTGCTTCCCTAGCTTTAGCACGAATTGGAAACACTACTATCATCTCTGTTCTAACTCAGGTGATTGAAGATCTGGTGCGTG GTGAATTCCTCCAGCTGGGTTCCAAGGAAAATGAGAACGAGAGATTTGCTCACTACCTCGAGAAGACTTTTAAGAAGACTGCGAGTCTTATAGCAAACAGTTGTAAAGCA gtttcAATTCTAGGCTGCCCTGATCCCAAAGTTCATGAGATTGCATACCAGTACGGAAAAAATGTTGGCATAGCTTTTCAG CTAATAGACGACGTGCTGGATTTTACATCATGTGCTGACCATCTAGGCAAACCAGCGGCAGCGGATCTCAAGCTTGGATTAGCCACAGGCCCTGTCTTGTTTGCTTGTCGGCAG TTTCCAGAAATGAATGCAATGATAATGAGACGATTCAGTAAACCAGGAGATGTTGAACGTGCTCGGAAATACGTGTTGCAG AGTGATGGTGTGCAGCAAACAACCTACCTCGCCCAGCGCTACTGCCATGAAGCTACAAGAGAGATCAGCAAGCTGCGACCATCCCCTGAAAGAGAAGCCCTCATCCAACTGACAGAAATGGTACTCATGCGAGACAAGTGA